The window GTGGTGATACCAATTTGCTATCTATATACGTGTTTTCCTTTAATGCAGAGTCACATGGAGACCTTGTTCCCACAGGAAATGAACCCCCAATCCCTCTGTCCCAAGTCCCTCCATCGTGTGGCTACGGCATGCAGAAGAACTCCCTCGGGCTCGTCCTGTTGGTTCCCTATGATGGCTGCAACGTGGTTGTTGAGGTATTTAGAGCTCAGTGGCTGGAAGGGTCAAATTGAAATGtacttggtgtgtgtgtagctggagATAGTTGCCTGTTGAACGATCCACAAGAAATTTGTGTATTGTAAATGAGTACATTTTACTGGTGTGAttccttgtttcctttttttaaaaggatggCGGTTACGTGCTCCCTATGCGTTGGCATGGAattcccgtctctctcttgtGTCATAAACCTGCTGCCCCCCAAAACCCACAACCTCATACACCCTGGTACTCTCCATCAAAtcctgcagtgtctccccaTGTGGTGCCACAGCCCAATGTGCAGAAGCCACCGCCCCATGTGATGTACCCCCAGTTATACCCCCAGATGCCAGCGCCCCACGTGAGTCCCCCCGGGATGCCAGCGCCCCACGTGAGTCCCCCCGGGATGCCAGCGCCCCACGTGAGTCCCCCCGGGATGCCAGCGCCCCACGTGAGTTACCCCCAGTTCTACCCCCACATGCCAGCGCCCCATGTGATTCCCCCCGGGTTGCCAGCTCCCCATGTGATTCCCCCCGGGTTGCCAGCGCCTCATGTGATGTACCCAGAGTTCTACCCCCACATGCCAGCGCCCCATGTCATTCCCCCCGGGATGCCCCATGTAATGTACCCCCCGATGCTGTCTGAGGGGCAGCCGCCCCTGACACGGGAAGATGTGACCCAGGTGCCCCTGAAGTTCGGCCTGGACACGCCCTTGATTCAGGAAGATGTGCCTCTGACGTTAGGCCTGGACACGCCACTGAAGCAGAAGGATGTACCTCAAGTGCCCTTGGAGATGCCCCTGATGCCCCGGATGCGTAGCGACCAAAATGAATCTCCTCCCAAAATCCCTCAGTCCTACTACTTTCTACCATATCCTAATTACCCATCAGTACCGGAACCTGCAAAGGCACCCATTGCAACAACTGCTGAGAAACCAGAAAGGCCTAAACGTCCTCTATACCCCCCTTTCTACCATCCATATTCTCATTTCCCTCACCCTGTTCCAGTCACAACATCTGCACCAACTGCCAAGCCAGCAGCCACAGCTCCTCCGATGTTTCCTTTTCCCATCTACCCTCCCTTTCCTTGGTCCGGTTTAGGGCCCCCGCAAGCAACTGCAAAACCCACTCTTCCTGCAACTAGACCTCAGCCAcagtattttccttttcctcctcaaaATCCTTTTCTGCATCCCTATCAATATTCAGTCCCGAAACCAGAAACTACCATGACCAGACCGCAGTTTGCATATATGCCGTTTCCATCCCCATACCAAATGGTGGCCCCCTATCCCGCAACATTGACAAAGACAACTGATTCCCCACCGCCAAAACCGTCCCATCCTCCGTATCCTTTCATGCCTTATCCCCCCGTTCATGGCTAGCCTGCTCAAGCTGTTCCAAATAAATGCCTTAAATAACAAACGTGACTGTGTAAAGTTTATTTCTACAGTTAACCCTGCTACTACACAAAGTAGGAGTAAGTTGTAATACTTTATTTGAGGAGCTGCAAAGAGATAAAGTTGAAGGCCATGGAGCCCAAAGCTGCTGCTCTAAAGCAGGACATTGGTACTATAATGCAATCAAACCTGTATATCAGTTCCTACTGAACCCCTAAGCACATGGTGCAGAATAATGTATTGCCTTTAAATGTGTCTGAAACTTGTAGTTAATCAATGCAGCAAACTTCCCTTGGTGTTTTCAGTATTGGAATTCTGTGTTGTCTGAGTGCATTAGTATTACATGCATAGGATGACTGGCTCTAGCTCCTGACACGACCGTAACTATCAAGAAACCATCTCCTGCATATCCGTGCTACTACACATCCAATCTCTATTGAAAACCTCTACACTCACAAAACCTAAGGGAACCAATAAACTGTTGCAGGAGTCGGATGCGCATTTTAAGACTCCTACTGTTTTGATGTTAAAAAAGCATATTGTTTTTCCTCGTATTTGTGTGAGTATTCACCTTCTGCTGAAACGTTGCCTTTTAGTGCCTGTTTCTTTAAGCCCCCCTTGCCTTCCTAAACCAATCTCTTTAGTCCAGTGTTATATTGCCGGTTAGGTTGCCAAAACAGCCTGTTTCAAAATGTGTGCAAACCCACAGCTTTTTGGTCTCCATATATCAAATGAGTTGATCGTATGATGTATCCATATGGTCCTTAGTACCAGCTCCCATTGGCTTCATACTTTTTATACAGGCTGGTAAAAAAGTCACCAGAACAAGAATAACTTCCAAACCATAACTCACTATACTGATAGATGTTTGAAATCAATTTCTTTTGTTCTCAATGCCGTCTGTcctactttctttctttcagagcTGGTGCCATGTGATACTGGGcattcaataaatacatttctctttttcattcatGATTCATCTGTAGTGCAAATAGTATTCCCATTTTGTGGCATTGTTCTTGAGCCTCTTGACATGGCCTGTCTCTGTACCTAAGTGTACGACAAAATAATTCCATAGGCATCTTATAAAGTATAAACTTGGAAAAAATAATTCCTCTCCAGTCATAGAGCGAGCACACTCAAACCCCATTCTGTCTGTTCGTATATATTTCCACATGGTGCTTTCTCCTCTTGGCACTATGTGACgatggacacacgcacacacacacacacacacacacatctacatgcaccacACCAACAACAGAACACTGACTGGACTTTGAGAGCAAGGATGCGTATCTGTATTTTTGTCCTTTTCTACAGTTCTGGGACCTACCATGGAGCACTGAGAGCAGGAATAACCATGTACTGTGATCCTGCCATGCATCCTTTGGCGGCCATCAAACTGCCTTTGTCCAGCTTGGGAGAGGCAGTTGAGCTTTTATGAATAATTGTGCCGTTATCCATTTTCTTATATCTGTTTTTGAATTTTTATTTCCAGTATCTTAAGAATTGGATTGCACTCTATAATGCAGGTGAGTCCACTATGTACGGCATGTGTGACGCACAATCTGGCATATATTTTACCAGTGTTTGGACGTTCTACTGTGGAAGACCATGCAATGCTTTAGTGATTCaagtttgatcttttttttggacTAATGTTTgtacagactaaataaaaaatgtatgatcAGAGTAGGAATATCATCTACATAATAAATATCCTGCATATTGCCATCATTTCATGTTACAATGCTACAATTATTTTGAtctcttgtgtttatttcattacagTAAACAAAAAGGTACCATGGAGaccaaagagaaaaaatgtaGTCATCACTCCTTTGTTTGATATCAGTCTGAGATCTCTGTCCCGCCTCTAAGTACCTTCAGCTTCTTATTCCTGGGCCAGGGCATTTAGACCCTCCCCCAACCCTGGCATTTGGTCCAACCTCTCTATACAGTCTTTATGGAGGATCATGATGTGGACATGGATGAAGAAGAGGCGTTCTTGAGAAAGACTTCAATAGGCCATTGGTGGGAGGACTGTGGAGATGATGGCAACTGTGACCCACAgcaccagagaggaggaagaggctgtATGGTGAACAGCCTCAGTTGGGCCGAGGAGCTCCAGGATATCTTCGCACCACAGGCAGGAGACTGTTACAGTGGAGGGCAAACCAGACAATCCAGCATCTACGTGAGTGATTACTCCATTTGTTCTGACAAATTCAACTATAACCCCAAGCGAACGGTCCTGGTTTCTTTTGAAAGCAAAGTACTTTTACATATACTTCTATGTAGAATTTGAAACAATTTCACGTAAATGTTCATCAAAATAATCATAACCTCAGTCTATGAATATCTTGTTTCCATACATACATTAAATGATTATAATCTGTATGCAGTAGAAAAATAAGAAGAGCAGTAATATTTGACACCTGATCCTTATGAAGGATGAAAGATGACTCAAAATCTTGCATTGTTGCTGCATTGTGACACTGTAGGAACAAACTGCATGGGTTTTAGTTTCTCTTTTTGCACGTGTGGGCATCTGCTCCCTTGTGGCTCCTTGTCTCTCTTACGGCTCAGCACACTTGAATCCGAGATGTGGATTAGGCCTGGAGGAGACTCCTTCAGGAGACAAAACCAACGGATAATGTGCATTTTGAAATTTGTTTGCTCTGCTTTGGGTCAACGAACAGATGCAGCTGCAATGTGATTAAAGGAGCTGCTACAGTATTAATCAGCATCTGTAATGGTTTTGTTTTCCCATCTTGCAGTCTCATCCATCGTGCTATGTTTAGCCCACACTTTAAGCTCACGGTAGCGCAACAAATTGTGTGCCCTCATTTCTCTAGTATTTTTAGGCCTGTCACCTCCTATCGGGACACAGATTTCTAGCAGCTTCGATTACtagaaagatgaagaggagacgcACGGAGAAGGAGAGCAagggaggaagatggaggaacCGAGACCAGGAGAGCATGGCGGCGCcgagcagctctctctctctcccctccctctgccttccATTTCTGTCTCCTCTTCTGCTTCCGCCTCATGCCActctttcccctctctcctgctcccctctctccctccctcctctctctgcctccccacCTTCCTCTCACTGcgctctccacccccccctcccacactctCCTGCACGGAGCTGCAGTATATGAGAGGGTCTCCCGGGTCTAGCTTCACTGCAGTGTAGAGGAGGGCAGGGCGTCAGTTTCAGTACGATGCTCTGAAGGATGGTGCACCAGGAGAAACGCGTTTACCAGGTGTGTGgacttgtgtttgtatgtgttagTCATTCTGAGGGCGAAGCACGCCATTTACAGGTGGACATGGTAGGTATCCATCACGGCAGAGCTGCTGTGGATGAGTCAGACGTGATGGATGAGTGTGATGGGGGAGGCGTCGTGGGGAGGTTCATTTGTGATCATTGTGTATTTACGTGTCCTCAGTCATCTCATTCGGCGGATGGGCGTGTGACCAGATGACACGGTTCGTTCCCTGCCACAAATTAAATCGTTGAACGTCATTTACAGTGACCATGAGGTGTTTTTCCTCTGCCACGTTCTCTTTTCTAGGaggttaaaaaaatgtgtttgtgtttgtgtgtgtgcgtgtgtgtagacaGTCTGCTGTTAAGGAGGAGATTTGAACACTTGAACAGACTGTGTGAAGTAGACGAGCAGGAGGCACAGCGTTGTTTGGGTGAGAGGGGGCGGTCAACTGTGATGTAGCCTCTTATAGATTTCAGCATCATCTAATGCGTCAGAAAAACTGAATGTGTTGGTCTGGTTCATAGGTTGTTAATAgagagtgagacacacacacacacactacatgcaGTATTGGCACATGTGAGCACTAACCCAAAATATAAAACCGCTGTCCTCATGTggctaaaaagaaagaaaatcatgACATGCTGCTCCATTTTGTTCGGTATTTAAACAGAAAAACCGAGACTTCACGACTTTGTATTGGTGGAAAACAACAGAGTTCAAATGAACACATATTTGTGcagatgacaaaaacaaatgagggGCAGCTCCATACTGGTAGCTTACAGTATATACATTCAAAGTGATGCGCGATTCGCGGTACGTTAGgaagaagaaggggaaaaaattTAAATCAGGACAATGAAACTTCTAAatgcagagaagaaaaacaacatttctggtCAAAAAGAaccaaacagaaagaggaaagaaaatggcTAAAGAGAAATTGGGTCGGTACAGAAACAGATTGATGCAATGTCTAATTGTCAGCACGACGTGAATGGCACAGCCGTCTTATCCAAAAGATATGGTTAAACCAAATGGTTTTGGTTATACCAAAGACAGTAACGATTTGGTAAGAATTTGTTTGATGACATGTGACAACATCAGGAACGTACACATTACGAATAATCTTTTCTAATTTAAGTCTGGTGTCctagaaataaaataagataaaaaaaaatgttaactgGGCGCTGTTAATGACCATAGAAGCTGCCAAATGAAGGCATTGGTTCATTCCCATGAGGGCTGCATCTTACCCGAGGATGAAAAGGATGTCGGTCTATAACAGAGTTAatgcagagggagacagacgcAATCATAGACACAGCTGTGAGTTTCCATTTTACACAATCTCAACGTCTCTGAATTGTGGGATGAAAATATGACCGTCTGAATCTGCCAGATGCGCCTTTTTAATCTCAATTACAGTCCAACATTTGCTGTAGTGCCTGCGTGTGACAGAGGAAAGGCATATTCTGTTTTCTGCGTATGCAGGGTTGACATGGTTTTGTGTTGATGATTCAGACCTGATATTTATAAGTGGAGCTGATTATTTAGAGACAGAACAGAGTGTTATATAAGGGGGCATGTCTTTGTAAAGCCTATGGTAGAGTAGAAGAGAAGAAactaattataataattgtgTTTGCTAAGCTTCGTCAGTGAGATATTCATACTGTGAGCAATCCTAATGTGTGAGAGGCATGAAATTGGATTACATGATTTTTCTACCTTTGCCATCTACCTTTCACTGCTTAATCCCTTTtggtccttcctcctcctctcaaacAGAAAGTGCATTACCATTTGGTACAACACAGTATTTAAAGTCTTAATTTAAATTGCATACTATACACAGCTTAATATCCCTTCTTCCGAGTGTGTCCCACGCTGATCCTTAGCAGCACTGTTATTAATGTTCTTAACGTTTATACattttcctcctttctctctttctcgcaGGCCCAGAGGAATGAGAGAGAGTCCATCAGGCAGAAACTTGCCCTTGGCAGTTTCTATGACGACGAGCCCGTCATCTACACCAGCTGCAGCAAGAACGGCCTCTCCTCCCGGTGGGTTCCGATCCagcgtttgtgcgtgtttgtgtgtctgagtcTATCAGGGTTTTATCAATGAAGGCGTTTGAAGGCAGGCACCAATGTTGTTTGTGTCTTAACTTCAGGTCCTTAGATGATCTTCCAGAATTCATTTTGTGATGGTTGGCTGGGAAACAGTGAGATTCGCCTCTACATTGAATTCATTACCGATACAGAGACaacatgattattattatctattTGGAAGACACTGAATGCGAAACTTAGTATCGAGTTTGGTCGACTTAATGTGCCTAGATAATAAACctatttttatcattttagatttttattttttagatttttttacaGACATTATGACAAGGCAATATCCAAACAGAATCAGTCTGACCCTCTTTTGagtgcatgttagtgcatgaaacacaagaacacacacgttGTCTTTGTGGAAACCTGTCCAATGAATATCAATTTTCACAACATTTGGTGAATCTGATTGAGCTCCTTTAGGCGTTGAGGATGTTATCTTACTTCTTAATCTGGAAAAGACTTTTGGTTATCAAAGAAACAGAAAGTATATCACAAAAAGAGACCTGGGATGTTTTTAACTGCGCTTGAAAGTTGACGTGCTTTTAAGAGGACGGCTTTGTGGCATCTCACAGCTGGATGTCTGTCTACTGGGCAGATGTGATTGCTTATTAAACATTCAGAAGAGAATctatcaaaacaaacaaatcagagAGATACAACTGATTTGATCGGCTTTTTGGTTGACGTGGTCTCAAGTATAAATGGCACTACATGACAGCAGGTCATTGAAGTAGACAATGCATCAATACCAGAAGTTTCAGTAATAAATTGATTCACTTCTTCACTTCATTTCAGGCACTTTTCTTACCGGGTTTAACTCCCCCCTTTTTAgacttatatacacacatatatctatttatatatagatagacATGGAgatatacatatctatatagatatatacatttatatgtgcaagtgaaaggtttttcttttacatttaatgGTTTTTGTATCAAATTAGTGTGCATTATTCTTCCATTTATTTAccgtttacattttttttttttagagtcaGCAGGCTCGAgtataaaaatgataaagaatttaataactaacagaagtaATAAGCAATACAGCTACAAAGTTAAATTAAGTATGAATAGTGTAATcttatttcgcgaaatagagaagtTCCCTTGTCCAAGTCTCATATGACCATCAATATTGTCTTTTTAAGAGgcttcttcctgctcctcctccagctgtgctgcaggcgtatgtgattggctgcacattcctCCCCCGTGAATTCTTTTCTGTTCCCAGGCATCACATGACTCTCTTCTGGCTCCATCTGATGGTCGAATCTGAAATGCCTCCCTGACCTGACCGATCCCTGTTCACTTAATACTGCGGTgcattcaatgatcacacctttggcttaaagctccatcatgtaaacataacatagCATGTACAATAACATCACATTTCATCCTATCTTAACCATTGCGTTTGACTCAGTTCTATATGGTCCAAAATCAGAATGTTTGCCTCGCAGGACTGTCGTACATCCTGAgaaaaaactccctaaaaaaacccttcggggagaaaattgggaaaaatccataaaggacggcaattatcATCCGTCCCCAGGTCTTAATGTTACATTGTCGCAGGAattaattgtgtttgattcattttgcaattattttatctaacatgctaatgtaatgcTAACCAATagctaacatcacacaaactacaattctatgaCTGAACATTACTACATGTATTATCATTTTTACCACAAGGCGTGCTCTACTGCTTAAACAGCATTGTGACATTTTTAACTGTTGTCCGTGGGTCTGCTGTTTAAATGTATcattaaaagaaattaaaaaaaacaatatgtatTATAACTAAATTAAAACAAGATATACTGTCAAGGATGATAGGGATAAAAAGCTTAAAGAggtattatcatttatttattgacaaCCTCAAATCACAAGAGAAGACATCAGCAAACAGAAAGCACAGGGCCGCAATCCAGAGCAGACAGTGCGAGCATGCAGTGACCATGTATGACAGAACATTGATTGAATTGAATGCGCGTTAGGTTTAGGACGAAAGAATACAAACGAGACCAAATGATCCTTCCATGGAATTGATATTTCACATTTGTAATTGAGGTTTTGTGCATGTgacatgcgcacacacgcagTGGAATGAGTTGTGTATTGCATCAGAAACCAGGCGGttaacaacagaaaaacagctcttctttctcttcatgACTGCATTGACCTCTAGTGACGTTTACGTAAagtgacgccccccccctcaattcTGGCTGCTTTTAAGGAAGGGAAGTTCCGTCTGCGGCCCACTTGCCCCTGAAAGAAGAAGTGATGCCTGAGGCCGCCGCTGTGATAGGTGGAATTGGAGTCATGTGATCTCTAGTGGAGCGAGGGTGTACCCTCTGGAGTTTGGTTCGGAATGGAAattccagcaccaccaggtcCGGTTTGTGAAGCTGTGTAGGTTATTGTTCTCGTCCCTGGGCCGGGTTCCTCGGGTTCTTTTAGTCAGAGTATCATAATCTAGAATTGAGCTCTTGGAAAGGCTGTGGTTGAGATGCAAACTGCTGCGGTGAGCCGGatgttatgtttgtgtgtccataCTTTTGGTCCAACACGATAATACTGACGTAACTGCACTTCATGGCCGAAACTAATTGGACACCACAAACAAAGAACATGTGCacttgtttaacagattgtttcCAAATCTTTGGCATTGATATTCTGCTGTAACATGCTGGGAAGGCTTTTAGCAAGATTTTGGAACGATGCTTCAGGGGTTAGTGACGTCGGCGATGAGGCGATAAGGCCTCCAGTTCATCCTCAAGTTGTTGAGATGCTGGAAGGCTGTGAGCTTCTCCTCATCAAACTCTGAAAAATGCATTTCGAAAATGACCTCATCTTTGAT is drawn from Gasterosteus aculeatus chromosome 3, fGasAcu3.hap1.1, whole genome shotgun sequence and contains these coding sequences:
- the LOC120816613 gene encoding uncharacterized protein LOC120816613, which produces MHDRMMRTGKRFAVYLAAAVTITCCLAQTIDCYRLRKKERQEGRKGSDSTKVTDVEEGRIVFGRVFKKATGLDAPVIDDTKKPSNASSEDEASYQADFPGWSGDQLQHLSSREAAWKRMSPSLMCGGDQLKFSADGRGASQFAVDKGNEPPIPLSQVPPSCGYGMQKNSLGLVLLVPYDGCNVVVEDGGYVLPMRWHGIPVSLLCHKPAAPQNPQPHTPWYSPSNPAVSPHVVPQPNVQKPPPHVMYPQLYPQMPAPHVSPPGMPAPHVSPPGMPAPHVSPPGMPAPHVSYPQFYPHMPAPHVIPPGLPAPHVIPPGLPAPHVMYPEFYPHMPAPHVIPPGMPHVMYPPMLSEGQPPLTREDVTQVPLKFGLDTPLIQEDVPLTLGLDTPLKQKDVPQVPLEMPLMPRMRSDQNESPPKIPQSYYFLPYPNYPSVPEPAKAPIATTAEKPERPKRPLYPPFYHPYSHFPHPVPVTTSAPTAKPAATAPPMFPFPIYPPFPWSGLGPPQATAKPTLPATRPQPQYFPFPPQNPFLHPYQYSVPKPETTMTRPQFAYMPFPSPYQMVAPYPATLTKTTDSPPPKPSHPPYPFMPYPPVHG